A single genomic interval of Armatimonadota bacterium harbors:
- the rplL gene encoding 50S ribosomal protein L7/L12 yields MSVDEIISAINELSVLQLVELKDKLQEQWGVTAAAPVAVAVAAGEAAPAEEEKDYFSVVLTDIGPEKIQVIKAIREITNLGLKEAKELVESAPATVAEEVNKEDSEAMKAKLEAVGAKVELK; encoded by the coding sequence ATGTCTGTCGACGAGATCATCAGCGCGATCAATGAGCTGAGCGTCTTGCAGCTCGTGGAACTCAAGGACAAGCTGCAGGAACAGTGGGGCGTCACCGCGGCTGCTCCGGTCGCCGTAGCCGTCGCCGCCGGCGAGGCCGCACCGGCCGAGGAAGAGAAGGACTACTTCAGCGTGGTCCTCACCGACATCGGCCCGGAGAAGATCCAGGTCATCAAGGCTATCCGCGAGATCACCAACCTCGGTCTCAAGGAGGCCAAGGAACTTGTGGAGTCTGCTCCGGCTACTGTTGCCGAAGAGGTCAACAAGGAAGACTCCGAGGCCATGAAGGCCAAGCTCGAGGCCGTCGGCGCCAAGGTCGAGCTCAAGTAG
- a CDS encoding 50S ribosomal protein L10 — protein MPTPQKEAIVAELREAFENSAGMYLLDFSGIPVNQVNTLRGQILEAGGRVFVAKNRLLKLALAGTPAEELAGMLKGPTAVMFCAEDPITPGRAILDFAKTLTSDKQRWEIKAAYVDGVVYDTNRARALASMPPLDEIKGSVVGSIAGPLNALVGTLNGAVSELVYTLQAVADKRQEQAA, from the coding sequence ATGCCCACACCTCAAAAAGAGGCCATCGTCGCGGAACTGCGGGAGGCTTTCGAGAACTCAGCAGGCATGTACCTGCTGGATTTCTCGGGCATTCCGGTGAACCAGGTCAATACCCTTCGTGGTCAGATCCTTGAGGCAGGCGGGCGGGTATTCGTTGCGAAGAATCGCCTTCTGAAGCTTGCCCTCGCCGGCACGCCGGCGGAGGAACTGGCCGGTATGCTCAAGGGCCCGACCGCTGTCATGTTCTGCGCCGAAGACCCGATCACACCGGGAAGGGCCATCCTGGACTTTGCCAAGACCCTGACAAGTGACAAACAGCGCTGGGAGATCAAGGCCGCCTATGTGGATGGCGTCGTCTACGACACCAACCGCGCTCGCGCTCTTGCTTCTATGCCGCCGCTGGACGAGATCAAGGGCAGCGTCGTTGGCAGCATCGCCGGCCCGCTGAACGCATTGGTCGGCACCCTGAACGGCGCTGTGTCGGAGCTGGTCTACACTCTGCAGGCTGTCGCCGACAAGCGCCAGGAACAGGCCGCGTAG